The Terriglobia bacterium genome has a segment encoding these proteins:
- a CDS encoding c-type cytochrome, with protein sequence MPKLVKIAAYALVVPLGLAAAGITATIGWRPLLGPRARPLTNRKFEATPERLQRGAYFVEHVAACMHCHSPRDWSKRGAPVIEEMKGAGTLFPLKGLPGRLVAPNLTPDPETGAGTWSDDQLARAIREGVGHDGRALFPLMPYERFREMSDEDLASVIVYLRSLPPVRNPLPKSEIIFPVKYLIRNVPQPVLQPVSAPGPNAGVLSRGRYQTQMASCIGCHTPQDEHGQPIPGLEFGGGFILEGPWGRVASANITSDPAGISYYTREMFIQTIRTGTVGGVRELAPVMPWHVFRGMTDEDLSLIFTYLQSVKPVHHSVDNTEQPTYCRLCRKMHGLGERN encoded by the coding sequence ATGCCCAAGCTGGTGAAAATTGCGGCCTATGCGCTAGTCGTGCCGCTGGGGCTGGCGGCCGCGGGCATCACGGCGACGATTGGCTGGCGGCCCCTTCTCGGGCCGAGAGCACGTCCGCTCACGAACCGGAAATTCGAAGCCACGCCGGAGCGGCTGCAGCGCGGCGCGTATTTCGTGGAGCATGTTGCCGCGTGCATGCACTGCCACTCGCCGCGCGACTGGAGCAAACGTGGCGCGCCGGTGATCGAGGAGATGAAGGGTGCGGGAACGTTATTTCCGCTCAAAGGCTTGCCGGGACGCTTGGTCGCGCCGAACCTAACCCCCGATCCGGAAACCGGCGCGGGCACCTGGAGCGATGATCAATTGGCGCGCGCCATCCGCGAAGGCGTCGGCCATGACGGCCGGGCCCTCTTTCCGCTAATGCCCTACGAGCGCTTCCGCGAGATGTCGGATGAAGACCTGGCATCGGTGATCGTCTATCTCCGCTCCTTGCCGCCTGTGCGCAACCCTCTGCCGAAATCGGAGATCATCTTCCCGGTGAAATATCTGATCCGCAATGTGCCGCAGCCGGTGCTGCAGCCCGTCTCCGCACCGGGACCCAACGCCGGGGTGCTCAGCCGCGGAAGGTATCAAACGCAGATGGCGAGCTGCATCGGATGCCACACGCCGCAGGATGAGCACGGTCAGCCGATTCCCGGCCTGGAATTTGGCGGAGGCTTCATCCTCGAGGGGCCGTGGGGCCGTGTGGCCAGTGCCAACATCACCTCCGATCCGGCGGGAATTTCCTATTACACAAGGGAAATGTTTATCCAGACAATTCGAACCGGGACGGTCGGCGGCGTGCGTGAGCTGGCTCCCGTCATGCCATGGCATGTCTTCCGGGGAATGACCGACGAGGACCTGTCGCTGATCTTCACCTACCTGCAATCGGTGAAGCCCGTGCATCATAGTGTAGACAACACGGAGCAGCCGACGTATTGCCGGCTATGCCGCAAGATGCATGGGCTGGGAGAGAGAAACTGA